The segment CCTTGAAGAGCTCAGAAATAAAACACTACTTGTTACAGATAAATCAGATACCTCTAGAGTCCAGCTTGAGGTAATAGCAAATATATTTCTTAAACTCAATATAAAGACAGAAAAGAGCAATCTTACTCTTGAAGAGGGTCTCAACAAGTTTCCAGCCTATCTTCTCATAGGTGATGATGCCATGGTTAATGCTTTAACTCACAGGGAATTTTATATCTATGACCTTGGAGAGTTATGGCACATTTATACTGGCAGGCCCTTTGTTTATGCCCTCTGGATAGTGAGAAGGCATAGCCTTGACAGAAAAAGACAGCTCCTTAGCAGACTCAAAGAGTGTCTTGATGAGATAAAAAAAGATTTTTTTAAAAATCCAGAACAAATCTCTAACCTCCCATCAATCTCTTCACTAATAGGTGCAGAAAACGTTCTTTCTTACTGGAGAAGTCTTTCTTATGATCTAACAGAAAGCCACAGAGAAGGCCTCAGATTGTTTAAAAAGTATGCAGAAAGACTGAAAGAGCTCAATCAGAGAAAAGATTCTTTATCTTATCCATAAATGTCCTATGGGGTTCCTCTCCATTCAGTCTTGCAAGCTCTTCTATAAGTTCCTTCTGTCTTGGCGTGAGTTTCTTTGGAACGTCTATATAAACTCTTACAATCTGATTTCCCCTTGAATGGCCATGTAATTTCTGGATGCCCTTTCCTTTAAGAACAAATTCTGTACCAGAGGCTGTGCCAGGAGGTATCTTTAATTTAGAATTTCCTTCAAGAGTAGGAACCTCTATTTCTGCTCCCAGTACAGCCTGAGGAAAGGTTATGGGCACCTCACAGATTATGTTATTGCCATCTCTTTTAAAGAAAGGATGTTCTTCAACTGTTATATATACATAAAGATCTCCCGGTGGACCGCCATTCCTTCCAGGTTCGCCCTCTCCCCTTAGTTTGAGCTTCGAACCTGTTTCGACTCCTGATGGTATCTTAACGGATATGGCCTTTATCCTCTGAATAAAGCCTGTTCCGTTGCATTTTTTACATGGATCGCTTATAAAATATCCCCTTCCCTGACATTTTGCGCATGTCTTTGATATGGTAAAGAAACCCTGCTGGTATCTAACCTGACCTGTACCTCTGCAATTAGGGCAGGTAATAGGCTTTCTTCCTGCTGAACCTGTTCCTACGCAATCAGCACATGGTTCTGTTTTTGGTATATCGATGATCTTTTCTGCACCAAAGGCTGCTTCATAGAGATTTATTGTTAGATTATAACGAAGATCATCTCCTTTTACAGGCCTCTGTGTT is part of the Thermodesulfovibrionales bacterium genome and harbors:
- a CDS encoding menaquinone biosynthesis protein, which produces MEKLRIGKIPFLNLFPFFYYLERLQESYFEFIEDVPSVLNKKLRTGEIDVSPSSSIEYLMNEELYELIDNHSISSMGPVKSILLFSKKPLEELRNKTLLVTDKSDTSRVQLEVIANIFLKLNIKTEKSNLTLEEGLNKFPAYLLIGDDAMVNALTHREFYIYDLGELWHIYTGRPFVYALWIVRRHSLDRKRQLLSRLKECLDEIKKDFFKNPEQISNLPSISSLIGAENVLSYWRSLSYDLTESHREGLRLFKKYAERLKELNQRKDSLSYP
- the dnaJ gene encoding molecular chaperone DnaJ, encoding MKGMKDYYEILGVPRDATPDEIKKAFRKLALKYHPDRNPGNKEAEEKFKEINEAYACLSDPVKRQQYDQFGTATFSDTGFGPFTTTFGDIFEDIFEDFFGVFTGRRTQRPVKGDDLRYNLTINLYEAAFGAEKIIDIPKTEPCADCVGTGSAGRKPITCPNCRGTGQVRYQQGFFTISKTCAKCQGRGYFISDPCKKCNGTGFIQRIKAISVKIPSGVETGSKLKLRGEGEPGRNGGPPGDLYVYITVEEHPFFKRDGNNIICEVPITFPQAVLGAEIEVPTLEGNSKLKIPPGTASGTEFVLKGKGIQKLHGHSRGNQIVRVYIDVPKKLTPRQKELIEELARLNGEEPHRTFMDKIKNLFSD